In Simplicispira sp. 125, one DNA window encodes the following:
- a CDS encoding DEAD/DEAH box helicase, which translates to MTSSFSNLSLAEPLARAVAEMGYESMTPIQEQAIPVVLTGQDVMGAAQTGTGKTAAFSLPLLQRLLKHENSSTSPARHPVRALVLLPTRELADQVAQQIALYAKHTKLRSTVVFGGMDMKPQTLELKKGVEVLVATPGRLLDHIEAKNAVLGQVEYVVLDEADRMLDIGFLPDLQRILSYLPKQRTTLLFSATFSPEIKRLAGSYLQNPVTIEVARPNETASTVEQHFYSAGDDDKRRAIHQVLKTRGIKQAFIFVNSKLGCARLARSLEHEGLKTTALHGDKSQDERLKALEAFKSGEVDLLVCTDVAARGLDIKDVPAVFNFDVPFNAEDYVHRIGRTGRAGASGLAVTLVSGSDARLVADIEKLLKKKIDIEALEYDEDRPNIRSQGRINDGRRHWREGEEREGSRAAAPERERTPRVQRGGFRPAPVSRDPFFDKPYETSAAQAKPAWEATERVTTGRISPNIKPKRKVAALFKAPDVAAENLA; encoded by the coding sequence ATGACAAGTTCTTTTTCCAATCTATCGCTGGCTGAGCCGCTGGCCCGCGCCGTAGCCGAAATGGGCTACGAGTCCATGACCCCCATCCAGGAGCAAGCCATCCCGGTCGTGCTGACCGGCCAGGATGTGATGGGCGCGGCCCAGACGGGCACCGGCAAAACGGCGGCTTTCTCGCTGCCGCTGCTGCAGCGCCTGCTCAAGCACGAGAACAGTTCCACCTCTCCTGCCCGCCACCCTGTGCGTGCGCTGGTGCTGCTGCCCACGCGCGAACTGGCCGACCAGGTGGCCCAGCAAATTGCCCTGTACGCCAAGCACACCAAGCTGCGCAGCACTGTGGTGTTCGGCGGCATGGACATGAAGCCCCAGACGCTGGAGCTGAAAAAAGGCGTGGAGGTTTTGGTAGCGACGCCCGGACGCCTGCTCGACCACATCGAGGCCAAGAACGCGGTGCTGGGCCAGGTCGAATACGTGGTGCTCGACGAGGCCGACCGCATGCTCGACATCGGCTTTCTGCCCGACCTGCAGCGCATCCTGTCGTACCTGCCCAAACAGCGCACCACGCTCTTGTTCAGCGCCACGTTCTCGCCCGAAATCAAACGCCTGGCGGGCAGCTATTTGCAAAACCCGGTGACCATCGAGGTCGCCCGGCCCAACGAAACCGCCTCCACCGTCGAACAGCACTTCTACAGCGCTGGTGACGACGACAAGCGCCGCGCCATCCACCAGGTGCTCAAGACGCGCGGCATCAAGCAGGCCTTCATCTTTGTTAACAGCAAGCTCGGCTGCGCACGCCTGGCCCGCAGCTTGGAGCACGAAGGTCTCAAGACCACCGCACTGCACGGCGACAAGAGCCAAGACGAGCGCCTGAAGGCCCTGGAAGCCTTCAAGAGCGGCGAAGTGGATCTGCTGGTCTGCACCGACGTGGCAGCGCGTGGTCTGGACATCAAGGATGTGCCGGCCGTCTTCAACTTTGACGTACCGTTCAACGCCGAAGACTATGTGCACCGCATCGGCCGCACTGGCCGTGCCGGGGCCTCTGGCCTTGCGGTCACGCTGGTATCGGGCAGTGACGCGCGCCTGGTGGCCGATATCGAGAAGCTGCTGAAGAAAAAGATCGATATCGAGGCCCTCGAATACGACGAGGACCGGCCGAATATTCGCAGCCAAGGCCGCATCAACGACGGGCGCCGCCACTGGCGCGAGGGTGAGGAGAGAGAAGGCAGTCGTGCAGCAGCACCAGAGCGCGAACGCACTCCGCGCGTGCAGCGCGGTGGCTTCCGCCCGGCCCCCGTGTCGCGTGATCCCTTTTTTGACAAGCCCTACGAGACATCGGCGGCACAAGCCAAGCCCGCCTGGGAAGCGACCGAGCGCGTGACCACTGGCCGCATTTCGCCCAACATCAAGCCCAAGCGTAAGGTGGCAGCCTTGTTCAAAGCGCCTGATGTCGCGGCGGAAAATTTGGCTTAA
- a CDS encoding symmetrical bis(5'-nucleosyl)-tetraphosphatase has product MALYCIGDIQGCDLALQRLLDGMDFSPSRDTVYLLGDLVNRGPQSAAVLRRCIAADGALRSLLGNHDLHLLATAHGVRTPSRRDTLANILQADDSDRLLGWLRQQPLARHHQHGAESLLMVHAGVLPSWSAADTLALADEVHTVLRGPDLPAFLRQMYGNQPDHWDDALTGTDRLRVIVNALTRLRFCSPQGVMDFESAESASSPPPGLVPWFDAPGRRTAGTLLAFGHWSTLGWLNRSDLLGMDTGCVWGGSLSAVRFGATLADRELLQVPCPQAQVP; this is encoded by the coding sequence ATGGCACTTTACTGTATTGGGGACATCCAGGGCTGCGACCTTGCGCTGCAGCGCCTGCTCGATGGCATGGATTTCTCGCCCAGCCGCGACACCGTTTACCTGCTCGGCGATTTGGTCAACCGGGGGCCGCAGTCGGCCGCGGTGCTGCGCCGCTGCATTGCGGCCGATGGCGCACTGCGCAGCCTGCTGGGCAACCACGACCTGCACCTGCTGGCCACGGCCCATGGCGTGCGCACACCCTCGCGCCGCGACACGCTGGCCAATATCCTGCAGGCCGACGATAGCGACCGGCTGCTGGGCTGGCTGCGCCAGCAGCCCCTGGCGCGCCATCACCAGCATGGGGCCGAATCCTTGCTGATGGTGCATGCGGGGGTACTGCCCAGCTGGAGCGCCGCCGACACCCTGGCATTGGCCGACGAAGTGCACACGGTGCTGCGCGGGCCCGACCTGCCCGCCTTTTTGCGACAGATGTATGGCAACCAGCCCGACCACTGGGACGACGCGCTGACCGGCACCGACCGCCTGCGCGTGATCGTCAATGCGTTGACGCGATTGCGCTTTTGTTCCCCGCAAGGGGTCATGGATTTCGAGAGTGCAGAGAGCGCCTCCAGCCCGCCGCCGGGACTGGTGCCCTGGTTCGATGCCCCGGGCCGCCGCACGGCGGGCACGCTGCTGGCGTTTGGCCATTGGTCCACATTGGGGTGGCTCAACCGCAGCGACCTGCTGGGCATGGACACGGGCTGCGTATGGGGCGGCAGTTTGAGCGCCGTGCGCTTTGGCGCCACACTGGCCGACCGCGAACTGCTGCAGGTGCCCTGCCCGCAGGCACAGGTGCCCTGA